The following are encoded in a window of Tolypothrix sp. PCC 7712 genomic DNA:
- a CDS encoding tyrosine-type recombinase/integrase — protein MAAQTVQPSKVGKTEKPERQSPNSRKYSFVRTREHLLPEEVELMRSAIKKSKGRHAHRDSTIILLCYRHGLRVAEVASLRWEQIDWNGGTIYVKRVKKGTPSTHPLYSEEIRSLRKLQRDYPASSYIFQSSRLGPLAHDTIAGIVERAGELAGLPFRVHAHMLRYGTGYYLANRGIDTRTIQSYLGHKNIQHTVRYTELASTKFHGLWDD, from the coding sequence ATGGCAGCACAAACCGTCCAACCATCGAAAGTTGGTAAAACCGAAAAACCAGAGCGTCAATCGCCTAACTCTCGCAAGTACTCCTTTGTCAGGACTAGGGAGCATTTGTTACCAGAAGAAGTTGAGTTGATGCGGTCAGCTATCAAAAAATCCAAGGGTCGCCACGCTCACCGAGATTCAACCATAATTTTGCTTTGCTACCGTCACGGATTGCGAGTGGCAGAGGTGGCATCTCTGCGCTGGGAACAAATAGACTGGAACGGTGGTACAATTTACGTGAAGCGAGTTAAAAAAGGCACTCCATCCACTCATCCTCTTTACTCTGAAGAAATTCGCTCTCTCCGCAAGCTTCAAAGAGATTATCCTGCTAGTTCCTATATTTTCCAGTCTTCTCGGCTTGGCCCGTTGGCACATGATACGATCGCTGGCATTGTTGAACGGGCTGGTGAATTAGCTGGTTTGCCTTTCAGAGTTCATGCTCATATGCTGCGGTATGGAACAGGTTATTATCTGGCGAATCGAGGCATTGATACCCGAACAATTCAGAGTTACTTGGGGCATAAAAATATTCAGCATACTGTTCGTTACACCGAACTTGCATCTACCAAATTTCATGGGCTTTGGGATGATTAA
- a CDS encoding DUF4114 domain-containing protein: MNNFENILNQNLNPPGAEITLIDQQSLNPLTGLLDKLGGKAEIGSQTLLLPNNLEDIEVTQKLNDNSVIPLSQLYYVQNQQDNSNLLTYEQYQEQPLVGELDSVKLASVADNNINALTTSSPSLVQTISQISPVEQLPGYTFVVPGKTSESTTLSFKWTQRDATFNNEIGVFVIDELGRVNSIAPGETNYAQAALQSTTRQVIFSRGQSAGTHKEFTFKAGERLAFYLIQNSTTEQWLASNPQNQIGKGPVAFFSISNANPDQIDHILTQTLHNGSMQLNWEDITGGGDRDFNDVVFTIAESRKAITVPGQRGQKVATKFTWTQREAAFNNELGLFIVDDPTGRISNLLPQDPGYAQAALTSKSRQVMFASGQTQGYAKNLELPSQAYIGFYLIQNSTSEQFLSQNPQNQIHQGPSAFFFFPSANPNQFDHIIELSSNQLAWEDQTNGGDRDFNDLVFHYEFGSPVNTELLSPTLDLASESDSGVSNSDNITSDNTPTITGNAEVGAKVQLYSGSVLLGQTTADTAGIWQITTNELNHGTQNFSAIATDIAGNISPASSPLNIFIDTINPIINLTNPIDIAPLQKGARLTGKIDGTGSGIASLSYRFDNYPEIPLAFNADGTFDQEIDFTNIPNSGYKLSIIAIDIAGNTTNIQFNINVANSDIVGNSAPEIISQPETDYIILRNSNTQIQGIALDTTQAGLAEIQGQVFLDFDRNGIKNLEAGLDGFVVELVNPATDEVVGMQVTRSVDINNDGKINPFTEQGLYKFSNLQAGNYQVRQVTQDAWNLTSPASPIYSLTLNNGESKDGLNFGNAQNYFYQLQAIDGDGDSLSYSLISAPQDAKIDANTGKLIWTPPATGEYTFQVQVVDGKGGEDIQEFKLNIIDPNRLPSISSSPSANATVEENYTYQIVADNPDLDGLNFQLNQAPQGMTISPDGLIEWTPQANQVGAQQVKLLVKDDRGGEVEQVFTILTQGQLANPQPSDNYAPVITSKPIITTTRQQYTYDVDAIDGDSDQLKYSLLTAPQGMTIDENTGLISWNTNSQIAEDYNINVQVADGKGGVDNQTFTLTLSNTVPGKISGIIWDDFNGNGIRDTSFAQGANPDIVFVFDVSLSAAFSFQGSLNGNQRFTTILEAEKAGLNALNQQLIRQGLGETARVSIISFAGDVSSIDMNPSLDGTQLVTNPIADNDNNGVLDFEQVIERTNTRLGTNFEVALQEAEKVFKTIGTTPGNGTLVFLSDGENLLGSSITDEVNNLKALGIKLYAFGVGDGSTLNDGDAVDDDLVTIDPNAKIFKTTDELLGTFNDLGRGQDVTEPFLSGVKVYLDLNNNGLFDPDEPSQTTNNQSQFRTNSITVAATDAIFLAGRDDITIPLLGSNDPSFPLQRRRTLRPGSVPETFPRSITVQPNEIFSFTASGEVNFSNGFSPFNPDGYSLRNTVRGLEGITAYNGRMGSLVGVFLDDDNPVNQTPPTELNFQRIGSEFTFLTPSIGQVFFIGDGRNEASQIQQFVAPQGATRLFVGIADGNSLSPGNYEDNEGNYQVTIQSDRFANNTNYSFSNLLPDTYTVRQVVPNGYAQTFPGGQGTQKGDGYADVVLEYFANGKSPSPLPEPYGSNSARPQGTSVNGFYTIEPVNPNVVLGAPPPSPITSFNPQVNWLALPEGSYVTVGFTDETIIDGPGNDIFIRSFDPEDSAGESADVFVSSNGKDFQLLGRVNQLGVQGLDLASISFTDPVQAVRIVGVDNLGTSPGFDLVSVEVLPNSIGSVPGFYTVNLGAGEIAENRNFGNQNTTKPNQLPNFITAPITNAQTGKLFRYEATAQDPDGDILTYELLEKPTGMAIDSARGILVWQPATEQIGNFNVVLQVQDTKGGSATQTFQINVDDGVDRVVPVVELSFSSNVVNIGESVTFNISAIDNNTVENIALTIDGNPVTLNNSSATIQFNQAGVFSVVATATDSAGNIVKKDLSLRVLDPSDTTAPNVEIISPQTNKTITNLTDIVGSVSDDNLEFYRVDYASLDLVDINNLAAADPDFITIAEGKTNVNQAVIGQFDPTILFNGNYVLRVTAQDFSGNINSQGVFLGVSGDNKVGNFRLELTDLSIPLAGIPIQVNRVYDTLQSSFSSDFGFGWSLGVKDAKIQESVPLTAAEKQGVPSLFAANPFTVGTKVYLTNPEGRRVGFTFDPVVSGASLLGTFWKPRFVADPGVYDKLEVDDINLQQRSDGSFGLFLIPFAYNPSEYKLTTKDGTTYKYDQFKGLQAVQDRNNNTLTFQDNGIFSSTGASIEFLRDTQKRITQIKDPTGKVILYGYDARGNLISVTDQAGLVSQHKYLTNPNYLEQIIDPRGKAIIRTEYDAKGRVKATKDALGNTISSNYDVSATGSTIIQLDALGNTTTTIRDSRGNITAIINPLGAVTRSTYDANNNPVSVTDPRGFTTTRTFDTRGNVTSITDALGNTSRFNYDQFNTVTSETDQLGRITRFVYNANGNLVELIDATGQQNRFAYDNIGRVSSLIDANGNTTTFSYDGTTLGKPTQVTFPDGSTQQIAYNQFGQISRLIDENGNATEYFTDDIGRLIVKRDALGNETKYIYDGQLISSVIDPLGNVLKFEYDNTGRLIRQIDPFNGVAEFGYDALGRRISETDPLGRTTTTNYRPDGLIADIIDPQNQKTSFEYDLAGNQTAVIDPLGNRTSFIYDALGRQIQKIDPLSNIETYAYDAVNNLIQITDRNNRQRSFTYDGVNRLIQENWLNNSTPVRTINFTYDAVGNLVRATDIDSTFSFSYDRRDRVTQVSQTGISGLAPVNLNYAYDGAGNRTSVSDNFGVRVNSTYDGRNLLTSQTWQGTGIDPARVNYSYDSRGDRTQIQSFSNLAGTQLVGSSTFNYDALQRLTDITHSNSAGSTLANYSYNYNLASFLNSETYKGETTNYTYDKANQLSNADRSLLPDKNYTYDANGNPADTGFTVGENNQILSDGQFNYTYDKEGNLATKTNISTGTVTIYNYDFRNRLVGVIDTDTSGNTTQSVEFKYDAFNRRIAKTVNGQTTYFVNDGDNLWAELNPVGEIINRYLQGANVDELIARYRPGEGTSWYLTDRLGTIGDMVNAVGNLVNSIDYDSFGEILSQTNPSAADRFTFAGREFDSETGLYYNRARYYDANLGRFISQDPIGFAGEDFNLYRYVGNDPVNATDAFGLTAALEYQSILSQTVTGRTGSVIGSLIGFLHGFSATNIVFIGNILDIVNAGGDPIAEWGTAIARTQAKMKEIEDNLSRFESVDNKEGLAEGFVSGAGYDIVKLEWNIFPDKLDRVAKFFDPELSRSAGFEPVSGKYAPYTKKPVNLSIKGGGFKQGYGAGLLYLQIIAAPN; encoded by the coding sequence ATGAACAACTTTGAGAATATTCTAAATCAAAACCTTAATCCTCCTGGTGCTGAGATTACCTTAATTGACCAACAGTCACTCAATCCGCTCACGGGTCTATTAGATAAGCTTGGGGGAAAAGCAGAAATCGGTTCTCAAACTCTTTTGTTACCAAATAATCTTGAAGATATTGAAGTCACACAAAAGCTTAACGATAATAGTGTAATTCCCTTATCACAACTATACTATGTCCAAAATCAGCAAGATAATTCTAATTTATTAACTTATGAGCAATACCAAGAACAACCACTAGTTGGAGAATTAGATAGTGTCAAACTAGCATCTGTTGCTGACAATAATATTAATGCATTGACCACTTCATCACCTTCTTTAGTTCAAACAATCAGTCAAATTTCTCCAGTTGAGCAATTACCAGGCTATACTTTTGTTGTGCCAGGAAAAACTTCAGAATCTACCACACTCAGTTTTAAATGGACACAACGAGATGCAACTTTTAATAATGAAATTGGTGTATTTGTTATAGATGAATTAGGGCGAGTCAACAGCATTGCACCAGGGGAAACAAATTATGCCCAAGCTGCTCTACAAAGTACAACAAGACAAGTCATATTTTCCAGAGGTCAAAGTGCTGGTACACATAAAGAATTTACTTTTAAAGCAGGCGAACGTCTCGCTTTTTATTTAATTCAAAACAGCACCACAGAGCAATGGCTGGCATCAAATCCACAGAATCAAATAGGCAAAGGGCCTGTAGCATTCTTTTCAATCAGTAATGCCAACCCAGACCAGATTGACCATATTTTGACGCAGACATTGCACAATGGTTCAATGCAATTGAACTGGGAAGATATAACCGGAGGAGGCGATCGCGATTTTAATGATGTAGTCTTTACTATTGCAGAATCGCGGAAAGCTATAACTGTTCCCGGACAAAGAGGACAAAAAGTCGCCACAAAATTTACCTGGACACAACGGGAAGCAGCCTTCAATAATGAATTAGGGTTATTTATTGTTGATGATCCCACAGGCAGAATTAGCAATCTTTTGCCTCAAGACCCAGGATACGCGCAAGCTGCTTTAACTAGTAAATCTCGCCAAGTTATGTTTGCTAGCGGTCAAACTCAAGGATATGCAAAAAATTTAGAACTGCCATCTCAAGCATATATTGGCTTTTATCTCATCCAAAATTCTACAAGTGAGCAGTTTTTAAGCCAGAATCCCCAAAATCAAATTCATCAAGGGCCTTCAGCCTTTTTCTTTTTCCCTAGCGCCAACCCAAATCAATTTGACCATATTATAGAACTATCATCCAATCAGCTGGCGTGGGAGGATCAGACTAACGGAGGCGATCGCGATTTTAATGACCTAGTTTTTCATTATGAATTTGGTTCGCCTGTTAATACCGAACTGCTGTCACCCACCTTAGATTTAGCCTCAGAAAGCGATAGTGGTGTTAGCAACAGTGACAATATTACCAGTGATAATACTCCAACAATTACAGGTAATGCAGAAGTAGGAGCCAAGGTGCAATTGTATAGTGGTTCTGTACTGTTGGGTCAAACCACAGCAGACACCGCAGGTATTTGGCAAATTACTACCAATGAGTTAAATCATGGCACGCAGAATTTCAGCGCGATCGCTACTGATATTGCTGGTAATATTAGTCCTGCATCCTCACCATTAAATATCTTCATCGATACGATTAACCCCATCATCAATCTGACGAACCCGATTGATATTGCTCCCTTACAAAAAGGCGCTAGACTGACAGGTAAAATTGATGGTACAGGTTCAGGAATTGCCTCACTAAGTTATCGATTTGATAATTATCCAGAAATACCTCTAGCGTTTAATGCTGATGGCACATTTGACCAAGAAATTGATTTTACTAATATTCCAAATAGTGGATATAAATTATCAATTATTGCTATTGATATAGCTGGCAACACCACAAACATCCAGTTTAATATCAATGTTGCTAATAGCGATATAGTAGGAAACAGCGCTCCCGAAATTATTAGTCAGCCAGAAACTGATTACATTATTCTGCGTAACAGTAACACCCAAATTCAAGGAATTGCATTAGACACAACTCAAGCGGGTTTAGCAGAAATCCAAGGTCAGGTATTTTTAGACTTTGATCGGAATGGTATCAAAAATCTAGAAGCCGGTTTAGATGGCTTTGTGGTTGAGTTAGTTAACCCAGCTACAGATGAAGTTGTCGGAATGCAAGTTACTCGCAGTGTTGATATCAATAACGATGGGAAGATTAACCCATTTACAGAACAGGGATTATATAAATTTAGCAACCTCCAAGCAGGAAACTATCAAGTTAGACAAGTTACTCAAGATGCTTGGAATTTAACTTCACCAGCATCACCTATATATAGTCTGACATTAAATAATGGTGAAAGCAAAGATGGATTAAACTTTGGTAATGCTCAGAATTATTTCTATCAACTTCAAGCCATAGATGGGGATGGCGATTCTCTTAGCTACAGTTTAATATCTGCACCCCAAGACGCAAAAATTGATGCCAATACTGGTAAATTAATTTGGACACCACCTGCAACAGGAGAATATACGTTCCAAGTGCAAGTTGTAGATGGTAAAGGTGGGGAAGATATTCAAGAATTTAAATTAAATATTATCGACCCCAATCGCTTACCTAGCATCTCTTCTAGTCCTAGTGCTAATGCAACTGTAGAAGAGAATTATACTTACCAAATCGTTGCTGATAATCCTGATTTGGATGGTTTAAACTTCCAATTAAATCAAGCACCCCAGGGAATGACAATTTCTCCTGATGGTTTAATTGAATGGACACCGCAAGCGAATCAAGTAGGCGCACAACAAGTAAAATTATTGGTTAAAGATGACCGGGGTGGTGAAGTTGAGCAGGTATTTACAATTTTGACTCAGGGACAATTAGCTAATCCTCAACCATCAGATAATTATGCACCTGTGATTACCAGTAAGCCCATTATCACAACAACCCGCCAACAGTATACTTATGATGTAGATGCTATTGATGGAGATAGTGATCAGCTGAAATATTCCCTGCTGACTGCACCACAAGGAATGACCATTGACGAAAATACAGGGTTAATTTCCTGGAATACTAACAGTCAAATTGCTGAAGATTACAACATTAATGTACAAGTTGCAGATGGTAAGGGTGGTGTTGATAATCAAACATTTACCCTCACATTATCAAATACCGTTCCGGGGAAAATTAGCGGTATTATTTGGGATGATTTCAATGGGAATGGAATCAGAGATACTAGCTTTGCTCAAGGTGCAAATCCTGATATTGTCTTTGTATTTGATGTTTCTTTAAGTGCAGCTTTTAGTTTCCAGGGTTCGCTGAATGGTAATCAAAGATTTACTACTATTCTCGAAGCAGAAAAAGCAGGTTTAAATGCACTCAATCAACAGCTAATTCGTCAAGGACTTGGGGAAACAGCGAGAGTTAGCATAATTAGTTTTGCTGGAGATGTCAGTTCTATAGATATGAATCCATCTCTTGATGGTACACAGTTAGTAACCAACCCCATTGCTGATAATGACAATAATGGTGTTTTAGATTTTGAACAAGTTATAGAAAGAACTAATACCCGCCTGGGAACTAATTTTGAAGTTGCATTACAAGAAGCTGAAAAAGTTTTCAAAACTATCGGTACTACTCCAGGTAATGGTACTTTAGTGTTTCTATCAGATGGTGAAAATCTTTTAGGGAGTTCCATCACCGACGAAGTTAATAACCTCAAAGCATTGGGAATTAAATTATATGCTTTTGGTGTTGGAGATGGTTCAACATTAAATGACGGAGATGCAGTTGATGATGATTTAGTGACAATTGACCCCAATGCCAAAATTTTTAAAACAACCGATGAATTATTAGGTACTTTTAATGATTTAGGTAGAGGGCAAGATGTGACGGAACCTTTTTTATCAGGAGTAAAAGTATATTTAGACTTAAACAATAATGGACTTTTCGACCCTGATGAACCTAGCCAGACAACCAATAATCAGAGTCAATTCCGCACAAATTCCATCACAGTTGCAGCTACAGATGCTATTTTCTTAGCTGGTCGAGATGATATTACAATTCCGCTTTTAGGTAGTAACGATCCATCCTTCCCACTGCAAAGAAGAAGAACTTTAAGACCAGGCTCAGTACCAGAAACATTTCCCCGATCAATTACCGTTCAACCAAACGAAATATTTAGCTTTACAGCCAGTGGTGAAGTCAATTTCTCTAACGGGTTTAGTCCGTTTAACCCAGATGGTTATAGTTTAAGAAATACTGTGCGTGGGTTAGAGGGAATTACTGCTTACAATGGCAGAATGGGTTCATTAGTTGGTGTATTTTTAGATGATGATAACCCTGTTAATCAAACTCCTCCCACCGAATTAAACTTTCAAAGAATTGGCAGTGAGTTTACATTTTTGACACCAAGTATCGGGCAAGTTTTCTTTATTGGTGATGGTAGAAACGAAGCTAGTCAAATTCAACAATTTGTCGCACCCCAAGGAGCCACACGCCTATTTGTGGGTATAGCTGATGGTAATAGTCTCAGCCCAGGTAATTATGAAGATAATGAAGGTAATTATCAAGTTACAATTCAAAGCGATCGCTTTGCTAACAACACAAATTACAGCTTTAGTAATTTGCTTCCAGATACTTATACAGTCCGTCAAGTTGTACCCAATGGTTATGCACAAACATTTCCTGGAGGTCAAGGAACTCAAAAAGGTGATGGCTATGCAGATGTAGTCTTAGAGTATTTCGCCAACGGTAAAAGTCCTAGCCCATTGCCAGAACCTTACGGTTCCAATAGCGCTCGTCCGCAAGGCACCTCTGTAAATGGTTTTTATACGATTGAACCTGTTAATCCAAATGTAGTTTTAGGTGCCCCTCCTCCCAGTCCCATTACTAGCTTTAATCCACAAGTCAACTGGCTAGCACTTCCAGAAGGCTCATATGTAACGGTTGGATTTACTGATGAAACTATCATTGATGGGCCTGGCAATGACATTTTCATTCGCAGTTTTGACCCAGAAGATTCAGCAGGTGAAAGTGCTGATGTGTTTGTCAGCAGCAATGGTAAAGACTTTCAGTTGCTTGGTCGTGTTAATCAGCTTGGGGTACAAGGACTTGACCTAGCCTCCATTAGCTTTACAGACCCTGTTCAGGCTGTCAGGATTGTTGGGGTTGATAACCTGGGTACTTCTCCTGGTTTTGACTTAGTAAGTGTTGAAGTTTTACCTAATAGTATTGGTTCTGTGCCTGGTTTTTATACAGTTAATTTAGGTGCAGGAGAAATTGCTGAAAATCGTAATTTTGGTAATCAAAATACTACCAAGCCGAACCAATTACCAAACTTTATTACTGCACCAATTACTAATGCCCAAACAGGTAAATTATTCCGCTATGAAGCTACAGCACAAGATCCGGATGGTGATATTCTCACTTACGAATTGCTAGAAAAACCAACAGGTATGGCTATAGACTCCGCAAGGGGTATATTAGTTTGGCAACCTGCTACTGAGCAAATCGGTAATTTTAATGTTGTCTTGCAAGTACAAGATACTAAAGGCGGTTCTGCTACCCAAACTTTTCAAATTAATGTCGATGACGGTGTAGATAGGGTTGTTCCTGTAGTTGAGTTAAGCTTTAGTAGCAATGTTGTGAACATCGGTGAAAGTGTCACCTTCAACATATCTGCTATAGATAATAATACAGTGGAAAATATTGCTCTCACCATCGATGGCAACCCGGTTACGCTCAATAACAGTTCTGCTACTATACAATTCAATCAAGCAGGTGTGTTCTCAGTAGTCGCAACTGCAACTGATAGCGCTGGAAATATAGTTAAAAAGGATTTATCTTTGCGCGTACTTGACCCCAGCGACACCACAGCACCAAATGTAGAAATTATTAGTCCACAAACCAATAAAACTATTACTAACCTTACAGATATTGTTGGTAGTGTGAGTGACGATAATCTCGAATTTTATCGAGTAGATTACGCATCTTTAGATTTAGTTGATATTAATAATCTAGCTGCTGCTGACCCCGACTTTATCACCATTGCTGAAGGTAAAACTAATGTTAATCAAGCGGTAATCGGTCAATTTGACCCCACTATATTATTTAATGGCAACTATGTACTGCGAGTCACAGCCCAAGATTTTAGCGGTAATATCAACTCACAAGGAGTTTTTCTTGGTGTTTCTGGTGACAATAAAGTTGGGAATTTCCGTCTAGAATTAACAGATTTATCTATACCTCTGGCTGGTATTCCCATTCAAGTTAACCGAGTTTATGACACACTCCAAAGTAGTTTTTCTAGTGACTTTGGTTTTGGTTGGAGTTTGGGAGTTAAAGATGCCAAAATTCAAGAATCAGTACCGTTAACAGCAGCAGAAAAACAAGGTGTACCCTCACTATTTGCTGCAAATCCTTTTACTGTAGGGACAAAAGTATATTTAACCAATCCTGAAGGTCGTCGTGTTGGTTTCACCTTTGACCCCGTGGTTTCTGGCGCTAGCTTATTAGGCACATTTTGGAAACCCCGATTTGTCGCTGACCCTGGAGTTTATGACAAATTAGAAGTTGATGATATTAATCTGCAACAAAGGTCAGATGGTAGCTTTGGTTTATTTTTAATTCCTTTTGCTTATAATCCTTCAGAATATAAACTCACTACTAAAGACGGTACAACTTACAAATATGACCAATTTAAAGGTCTGCAAGCAGTTCAAGACCGTAACAACAATACCTTAACTTTTCAAGATAATGGTATCTTCAGTTCTACAGGTGCTTCCATTGAATTTTTACGAGATACCCAAAAAAGAATTACCCAAATCAAAGACCCCACAGGGAAAGTGATTCTTTATGGTTATGATGCTAGGGGGAATTTGATTAGTGTTACTGACCAAGCAGGACTTGTTTCACAACATAAATATTTAACAAATCCCAATTATTTAGAGCAAATTATTGATCCACGAGGTAAAGCAATTATTCGCACCGAATATGATGCAAAAGGTCGGGTGAAAGCTACTAAAGATGCTCTCGGTAATACTATCTCTAGTAATTATGATGTAAGCGCAACTGGTTCCACTATCATCCAACTCGATGCACTGGGTAACACCACAACAACTATACGCGATAGTCGCGGTAACATTACTGCGATTATTAACCCGTTAGGTGCAGTCACTAGGTCAACTTATGATGCAAATAATAACCCAGTTAGTGTGACTGATCCTCGAGGCTTTACCACAACCCGGACATTTGATACTAGAGGAAATGTCACCAGTATTACTGATGCTTTGGGCAATACTAGCAGATTTAATTATGACCAATTTAATACCGTTACATCAGAAACTGATCAATTAGGACGCATAACTCGCTTTGTTTACAACGCTAATGGTAATTTAGTTGAGTTGATTGATGCTACTGGTCAACAAAATCGCTTTGCTTACGACAATATTGGTAGAGTTAGCAGTTTGATTGATGCTAATGGTAATACAACCACCTTTAGCTATGACGGTACAACCTTGGGTAAACCAACTCAAGTAACTTTCCCAGATGGTAGTACCCAACAAATTGCATACAATCAATTTGGTCAGATTAGTCGCTTAATTGACGAAAATGGCAATGCAACCGAGTATTTTACAGATGATATTGGGCGATTAATTGTTAAACGCGATGCTTTGGGTAATGAAACAAAATATATTTACGATGGTCAACTGATTAGCAGTGTGATTGACCCATTAGGCAATGTACTCAAATTTGAATACGACAATACAGGTCGTTTAATTCGGCAAATAGACCCATTTAATGGTGTAGCAGAGTTTGGTTATGATGCTCTTGGTAGACGCATTAGTGAAACTGACCCACTGGGACGCACAACCACTACAAATTACCGTCCCGATGGTTTAATTGCAGATATTATTGACCCTCAAAATCAGAAAACTTCGTTTGAGTATGATTTAGCTGGAAATCAAACTGCGGTAATTGATCCGTTAGGAAATCGAACCAGCTTTATTTATGATGCATTAGGCAGACAAATTCAGAAAATTGACCCATTGAGTAATATAGAAACCTACGCCTACGATGCGGTCAATAATTTAATCCAAATTACAGACCGTAATAATCGCCAGCGTAGCTTTACTTACGATGGAGTTAATCGTCTCATTCAAGAAAATTGGCTCAATAATAGCACCCCAGTTCGGACAATTAATTTCACTTACGATGCTGTAGGTAATTTGGTCAGAGCAACTGATATTGATAGTACATTTAGTTTCAGCTACGATAGGCGCGATAGAGTCACCCAAGTTAGCCAAACTGGTATATCTGGATTAGCACCTGTCAATTTAAATTATGCTTACGATGGGGCGGGGAATAGAACATCTGTCAGTGATAATTTTGGTGTTCGGGTTAATTCCACTTATGATGGGCGTAACTTACTAACCAGCCAAACTTGGCAAGGTACAGGTATTGATCCAGCACGCGTAAATTATTCCTATGATAGTAGAGGCGATCGCACTCAAATTCAGAGCTTCTCTAATTTAGCGGGTACCCAGCTTGTTGGTAGTAGCACTTTCAATTATGATGCACTACAACGGTTAACTGATATAACTCACTCTAATAGTGCAGGTTCTACCTTAGCTAACTACAGCTATAACTACAATTTGGCAAGCTTCTTAAACAGCGAAACCTACAAAGGAGAAACCACTAATTACACTTACGATAAAGCTAACCAGTTAAGTAATGCTGACAGGTCTTTACTTCCTGACAAAAATTATACCTACGATGCCAATGGAAACCCGGCGGATACTGGTTTTACAGTAGGCGAAAATAACCAAATATTATCCGATGGTCAGTTTAACTATACTTACGACAAAGAAGGTAATTTAGCAACCAAAACTAACATTTCTACAGGTACGGTAACTATATATAACTATGATTTCCGCAATCGCTTAGTGGGAGTTATAGACACAGACACAAGTGGAAATACAACCCAATCTGTAGAATTTAAATATGATGCCTTTAACCGCCGCATTGCTAAAACAGTTAACGGTCAAACCACATATTTTGTGAATGATGGTGATAATTTATGGGCAGAATTAAATCCCGTAGGAGAAATTATTAACCGCTATTTACAAGGTGCAAATGTTGATGAATTAATAGCTCGTTATCGTCCAGGTGAAGGTACTTCTTGGTATTTAACTGACAGGTTAGGAACTATCGGAGATATGGTGAATGCGGTGGGTAATTTGGTTAACAGTATTGACTATGATAGTTTTGGGGAAATTCTTAGTCAAACAAATCCCAGTGCAGCAGATAGATTTACCTTCGCAGGTAGAGAATTTGATAGTGAAACTGGTTTATATTACAACCGCGCTCGTTATTATGATGCGAATTTGGGACGATTTATCAGTCAAGATCCAATAGGTTTTGCAGGAGAAGATTTCAACCTATATCGGTATGTCGGGAATGATCCAGTAAATGCAACCGATGCCTTTGGCTTGACTGCTGCTCTGGAATACCAATCCATATTAAGTCAAACTGTAACTGGACGTACCGGTTCAGTCATAGGTTCATTGATTGGTTTCCTTCATGGTTTCAGTGCAACCAATATAGTTTTTATTGGCAATATTCTAGATATAGTCAATGCCGGTGGAGATCCTATTGCAGAATGGGGTACTGCTATTGCTCGTACTCAAGCGAAAATGAAAGAGATTGAAGATAATCTCTCACGGTTTGAAAGTGTAGATAACAAAGAAGGCTTAGCTGAAGGATTTGTCTCTGGAGCTGGTTATGATATTGTCAAGCTAGAGTGGAATATCTTCCCAGATAAACTAGATAGAGTAGCCAAATTCTTCGACCCTGAGTTAAGTAGAAGTGCTGGATTTGAACCCGTTTCAGGAAAGTATGCTCCATATACTAAAAAACCAGTTAATCTCTCAATTAAAGGAGGAGGCTTTAAGCAGGGCTATGGAGCTGGTTTACTTTACTTACAAATAATAGCTGCGCCCAATTAA